In Balaenoptera ricei isolate mBalRic1 chromosome 4, mBalRic1.hap2, whole genome shotgun sequence, the following are encoded in one genomic region:
- the MX2 gene encoding interferon-induced GTP-binding protein Mx2 isoform X2, which produces MNSFQQQPLRPPGAAPGQQPGGNRDQQMSKGPENNLYSQYEEKVRPCIDLIDSLRALGVEQDLALPAIAVIGDQSSGKSSVLEALSGVALPRGSGIITRCPLVLKLTKQEFRWAGKISYRKTELQLQDPSQVEREIRKAQDVIAGNGVGISHELISLEITSPEVPDLTLIDLPGITRVAVGNQPHDIGLQIKALIKKYIQRQQTINLVVVPCNVDIATTEALSMAQEVDPDGDRTIGILTKPDLVDKGTEKGVLKVMQNLTYRLKKGYMIVKCRGQQEVTNKLSLAEATKKEMMFFQTHPYFRVLLEEGKATVPCLAERLTTELILHINKSLPLLENQLKESHQRATEELRQCGDNIPSNEADKMFFLIEKIKVFNQDIEKLIEGEEIVKEKESRLYNKIREEFKNWILVLAANTQKVKNIIHEEVSKYDKQYRGKELLGFVSYKTFETIMKQYLEQLVDPALALLQKAVEIIWQTFTDTAQKSFGGFYNLNHTVQSRIEDIKTKQAETAENLIRLQFRMEQMIYCQDQIYSVVLSKMREEIFNPVEKPPQNLQSKSSLLHDPPSVSSIVEIWVHLNAYFSETSKRLANQIPFIIQYFMLRENGDYLQKAMMQILQEKQHYTWLLQEQGDTTAKRKLLQEKIYRLVQARRALYEFPHLKG; this is translated from the exons atgaattccTTCCAGCAGCAGCCACTACGGCCACCGGGCGCAGCACCTGGACAG CAGCCAGGAGGAAACAGGGACCAGCAGATGTCCAAG GGGCCCGAGAACAACCTGTACAGCCAGTACGAGGAGAAGGTGCGGCCCTGCATAGACCTCATTGACTCCCTGCGGGCCCTGGGCGTGGAGCAGGACCTGGCCCTGCCCGCCATCGCTGTCATTGGGGACCAGAGCTCGGGCAAGAGCTCCGTGCTGGAGGCTCTGTCGGGGGTCGCCCTTCCCAGAGGCAGCG GAATCATAACCAGGTGTCCGCTGGTGCTGAAACTGACAAAGCAGGAGTTCAGGTGGGCCGGGAAAATCAGCTACCGGAAGACGGAGCTCCAGTTGCAAGACCCCTCACAGGTGGAGAGGGAAATACGTAAAG CCCAGGATGTCATAGCTGGGAATGGAGTTGGCATTAGCCACGAGCTCATTAGTCTGGAGATCACCTCCCCTGAGGTTCCAGATCTGACCCTCATTGATCTTCCCGGCATCACCAGGGTGGCTGTGGGAAACCAGCCCCATGATATCGGACTGCAG ATCAAGGCACTCATCAAAAAGTACATCCAGAGGCAGCAGACAATCAACTTAGTGGTGGTCCCCTGCAACGTGGACATCGCCACCACGGAGGCGCTGAGCATGGCTCAGGAGGTGGACCCCGATGGAGACAGGACCATAG GAATCCTGACCAAACCAGATCTAGTGGACAAGGGCACTGAGAAAGGTGTCCTGAAAGTCATGCAGAACCTCACATACCGTCTCAAGAAAGGCTATATGATAGTGAAGTGCCGGGGTCAGCAGGAGGTCACGAACAAGCTGAGCTTGGCCGAAGCAACCAAGAAGGAAATGATGTTCTTTCAAACACATCCGTACTTCAG AGTTCTCCTGGAGGAAGGAAAGGCCACGGTGCCCTGTCTGGCAGAAAGACTGACCACCGAGCTCATCTTGCACATCAAT AAATCGCTCCCTTTGTTAGAGAATCAACTAAAGGAGAGTCACCAGAGGGCGACAGAGGAGCTGCGCCAGTGTGGAGACAACATCCCCAGCAATGAAGCCGATAAAATGTTCTTTCTGATTGAG aaaattaagGTGTTTAATCAGGACATTGAAAAGTTAATAGAAGGAGAAGAAATTGTAAAGGAGAAAGAGTCCCGTTTATATAACAAAATCAGAGAGGAGTTTAAAAACTGGATACTCGTACTTGCAGCCAATACCCAAAAAG TTAAGAATATCATTCATGAAGAAGTCTCAAAATATGACAAGCAGTATCGAGGCAAGGAACTTCTCGGATTTGTCAGCTACAAGACGTTTGAGACCATCATGAAGCAGTATCTCGAACAACTGGTAGACCCAGCACTCGCACTACTCCAGAAGGCCGTTG AAATTATATGGCAAACTTTCACTGACACAGCCCAAAAAAGTTTTGGTGGATTTTACAACCTTAATCACACAGTCCAG AGCAGGATtgaagacataaaaacaaaacaagcggAAACAGCAGAAAATCTGATCCGGCTTCAGTTCAGGATGGAGCAAATGATTTATTGTCAAGATCAGATTTACAGCGTGGTTCTGAGCAAAATGCGAGAAGAGATTTTTAACCCAGTGGAAAAGCCTCCACAGAATCTTCAGTCGAAATCATCCCTTTTACATGATCCGCCTTCAGTTTCCTCCATTGTTGAGATTTGGGTCCACCTGAATGCGTATTTCTCG GAAACCAGCAAACGTCTCGCCAACCAGATCCCATTCATAATTCAGTATTTTATGCTCCGAGAGAATGGTGATTACTTGCAGAAAGCCATGATGCAGATACTACAGGAAAAACAGCACTATACCTGGCTGCTTCAAGAACAGGGTGACACGACAGCCAAGAGGAAATTGCTTCAGGAGAAAATTTACCGGCTGGTTCAGGCACGGCGAGCTCTCTATGAATTCCCCCATTTAAAGGGGTAA
- the MX2 gene encoding interferon-induced GTP-binding protein Mx2 isoform X3 has protein sequence MNSFQQQPLRPPGAAPGQPGGNRDQQMSKGPENNLYSQYEEKVRPCIDLIDSLRALGVEQDLALPAIAVIGDQSSGKSSVLEALSGVALPRGSGIITRCPLVLKLTKQEFRWAGKISYRKTELQLQDPSQVEREIRKAQDVIAGNGVGISHELISLEITSPEVPDLTLIDLPGITRVAVGNQPHDIGLQIKALIKKYIQRQQTINLVVVPCNVDIATTEALSMAQEVDPDGDRTIGILTKPDLVDKGTEKGVLKVMQNLTYRLKKGYMIVKCRGQQEVTNKLSLAEATKKEMMFFQTHPYFRVLLEEGKATVPCLAERLTTELILHINKSLPLLENQLKESHQRATEELRQCGDNIPSNEADKMFFLIEKIKVFNQDIEKLIEGEEIVKEKESRLYNKIREEFKNWILVLAANTQKVKNIIHEEVSKYDKQYRGKELLGFVSYKTFETIMKQYLEQLVDPALALLQKAVEIIWQTFTDTAQKSFGGFYNLNHTVQSRIEDIKTKQAETAENLIRLQFRMEQMIYCQDQIYSVVLSKMREEIFNPVEKPPQNLQSKSSLLHDPPSVSSIVEIWVHLNAYFSETSKRLANQIPFIIQYFMLRENGDYLQKAMMQILQEKQHYTWLLQEQGDTTAKRKLLQEKIYRLVQARRALYEFPHLKG, from the exons atgaattccTTCCAGCAGCAGCCACTACGGCCACCGGGCGCAGCACCTGGACAG CCAGGAGGAAACAGGGACCAGCAGATGTCCAAG GGGCCCGAGAACAACCTGTACAGCCAGTACGAGGAGAAGGTGCGGCCCTGCATAGACCTCATTGACTCCCTGCGGGCCCTGGGCGTGGAGCAGGACCTGGCCCTGCCCGCCATCGCTGTCATTGGGGACCAGAGCTCGGGCAAGAGCTCCGTGCTGGAGGCTCTGTCGGGGGTCGCCCTTCCCAGAGGCAGCG GAATCATAACCAGGTGTCCGCTGGTGCTGAAACTGACAAAGCAGGAGTTCAGGTGGGCCGGGAAAATCAGCTACCGGAAGACGGAGCTCCAGTTGCAAGACCCCTCACAGGTGGAGAGGGAAATACGTAAAG CCCAGGATGTCATAGCTGGGAATGGAGTTGGCATTAGCCACGAGCTCATTAGTCTGGAGATCACCTCCCCTGAGGTTCCAGATCTGACCCTCATTGATCTTCCCGGCATCACCAGGGTGGCTGTGGGAAACCAGCCCCATGATATCGGACTGCAG ATCAAGGCACTCATCAAAAAGTACATCCAGAGGCAGCAGACAATCAACTTAGTGGTGGTCCCCTGCAACGTGGACATCGCCACCACGGAGGCGCTGAGCATGGCTCAGGAGGTGGACCCCGATGGAGACAGGACCATAG GAATCCTGACCAAACCAGATCTAGTGGACAAGGGCACTGAGAAAGGTGTCCTGAAAGTCATGCAGAACCTCACATACCGTCTCAAGAAAGGCTATATGATAGTGAAGTGCCGGGGTCAGCAGGAGGTCACGAACAAGCTGAGCTTGGCCGAAGCAACCAAGAAGGAAATGATGTTCTTTCAAACACATCCGTACTTCAG AGTTCTCCTGGAGGAAGGAAAGGCCACGGTGCCCTGTCTGGCAGAAAGACTGACCACCGAGCTCATCTTGCACATCAAT AAATCGCTCCCTTTGTTAGAGAATCAACTAAAGGAGAGTCACCAGAGGGCGACAGAGGAGCTGCGCCAGTGTGGAGACAACATCCCCAGCAATGAAGCCGATAAAATGTTCTTTCTGATTGAG aaaattaagGTGTTTAATCAGGACATTGAAAAGTTAATAGAAGGAGAAGAAATTGTAAAGGAGAAAGAGTCCCGTTTATATAACAAAATCAGAGAGGAGTTTAAAAACTGGATACTCGTACTTGCAGCCAATACCCAAAAAG TTAAGAATATCATTCATGAAGAAGTCTCAAAATATGACAAGCAGTATCGAGGCAAGGAACTTCTCGGATTTGTCAGCTACAAGACGTTTGAGACCATCATGAAGCAGTATCTCGAACAACTGGTAGACCCAGCACTCGCACTACTCCAGAAGGCCGTTG AAATTATATGGCAAACTTTCACTGACACAGCCCAAAAAAGTTTTGGTGGATTTTACAACCTTAATCACACAGTCCAG AGCAGGATtgaagacataaaaacaaaacaagcggAAACAGCAGAAAATCTGATCCGGCTTCAGTTCAGGATGGAGCAAATGATTTATTGTCAAGATCAGATTTACAGCGTGGTTCTGAGCAAAATGCGAGAAGAGATTTTTAACCCAGTGGAAAAGCCTCCACAGAATCTTCAGTCGAAATCATCCCTTTTACATGATCCGCCTTCAGTTTCCTCCATTGTTGAGATTTGGGTCCACCTGAATGCGTATTTCTCG GAAACCAGCAAACGTCTCGCCAACCAGATCCCATTCATAATTCAGTATTTTATGCTCCGAGAGAATGGTGATTACTTGCAGAAAGCCATGATGCAGATACTACAGGAAAAACAGCACTATACCTGGCTGCTTCAAGAACAGGGTGACACGACAGCCAAGAGGAAATTGCTTCAGGAGAAAATTTACCGGCTGGTTCAGGCACGGCGAGCTCTCTATGAATTCCCCCATTTAAAGGGGTAA
- the MX2 gene encoding interferon-induced GTP-binding protein Mx2 isoform X1 — MNSFQQQPLRPPGAAPGQVTYPPNWQGGGTDPVFLAKDFNVLNLNHQQPGGNRDQQMSKGPENNLYSQYEEKVRPCIDLIDSLRALGVEQDLALPAIAVIGDQSSGKSSVLEALSGVALPRGSGIITRCPLVLKLTKQEFRWAGKISYRKTELQLQDPSQVEREIRKAQDVIAGNGVGISHELISLEITSPEVPDLTLIDLPGITRVAVGNQPHDIGLQIKALIKKYIQRQQTINLVVVPCNVDIATTEALSMAQEVDPDGDRTIGILTKPDLVDKGTEKGVLKVMQNLTYRLKKGYMIVKCRGQQEVTNKLSLAEATKKEMMFFQTHPYFRVLLEEGKATVPCLAERLTTELILHINKSLPLLENQLKESHQRATEELRQCGDNIPSNEADKMFFLIEKIKVFNQDIEKLIEGEEIVKEKESRLYNKIREEFKNWILVLAANTQKVKNIIHEEVSKYDKQYRGKELLGFVSYKTFETIMKQYLEQLVDPALALLQKAVEIIWQTFTDTAQKSFGGFYNLNHTVQSRIEDIKTKQAETAENLIRLQFRMEQMIYCQDQIYSVVLSKMREEIFNPVEKPPQNLQSKSSLLHDPPSVSSIVEIWVHLNAYFSETSKRLANQIPFIIQYFMLRENGDYLQKAMMQILQEKQHYTWLLQEQGDTTAKRKLLQEKIYRLVQARRALYEFPHLKG, encoded by the exons atgaattccTTCCAGCAGCAGCCACTACGGCCACCGGGCGCAGCACCTGGACAGGTGACGTACCCGCCAAACTGGCAGGGGGGAGGGACGGACCCGGTTTTCCTCGCCAAGGACTTCAATGTGCTGAATTTGAACCATCAGCAGCCAGGAGGAAACAGGGACCAGCAGATGTCCAAG GGGCCCGAGAACAACCTGTACAGCCAGTACGAGGAGAAGGTGCGGCCCTGCATAGACCTCATTGACTCCCTGCGGGCCCTGGGCGTGGAGCAGGACCTGGCCCTGCCCGCCATCGCTGTCATTGGGGACCAGAGCTCGGGCAAGAGCTCCGTGCTGGAGGCTCTGTCGGGGGTCGCCCTTCCCAGAGGCAGCG GAATCATAACCAGGTGTCCGCTGGTGCTGAAACTGACAAAGCAGGAGTTCAGGTGGGCCGGGAAAATCAGCTACCGGAAGACGGAGCTCCAGTTGCAAGACCCCTCACAGGTGGAGAGGGAAATACGTAAAG CCCAGGATGTCATAGCTGGGAATGGAGTTGGCATTAGCCACGAGCTCATTAGTCTGGAGATCACCTCCCCTGAGGTTCCAGATCTGACCCTCATTGATCTTCCCGGCATCACCAGGGTGGCTGTGGGAAACCAGCCCCATGATATCGGACTGCAG ATCAAGGCACTCATCAAAAAGTACATCCAGAGGCAGCAGACAATCAACTTAGTGGTGGTCCCCTGCAACGTGGACATCGCCACCACGGAGGCGCTGAGCATGGCTCAGGAGGTGGACCCCGATGGAGACAGGACCATAG GAATCCTGACCAAACCAGATCTAGTGGACAAGGGCACTGAGAAAGGTGTCCTGAAAGTCATGCAGAACCTCACATACCGTCTCAAGAAAGGCTATATGATAGTGAAGTGCCGGGGTCAGCAGGAGGTCACGAACAAGCTGAGCTTGGCCGAAGCAACCAAGAAGGAAATGATGTTCTTTCAAACACATCCGTACTTCAG AGTTCTCCTGGAGGAAGGAAAGGCCACGGTGCCCTGTCTGGCAGAAAGACTGACCACCGAGCTCATCTTGCACATCAAT AAATCGCTCCCTTTGTTAGAGAATCAACTAAAGGAGAGTCACCAGAGGGCGACAGAGGAGCTGCGCCAGTGTGGAGACAACATCCCCAGCAATGAAGCCGATAAAATGTTCTTTCTGATTGAG aaaattaagGTGTTTAATCAGGACATTGAAAAGTTAATAGAAGGAGAAGAAATTGTAAAGGAGAAAGAGTCCCGTTTATATAACAAAATCAGAGAGGAGTTTAAAAACTGGATACTCGTACTTGCAGCCAATACCCAAAAAG TTAAGAATATCATTCATGAAGAAGTCTCAAAATATGACAAGCAGTATCGAGGCAAGGAACTTCTCGGATTTGTCAGCTACAAGACGTTTGAGACCATCATGAAGCAGTATCTCGAACAACTGGTAGACCCAGCACTCGCACTACTCCAGAAGGCCGTTG AAATTATATGGCAAACTTTCACTGACACAGCCCAAAAAAGTTTTGGTGGATTTTACAACCTTAATCACACAGTCCAG AGCAGGATtgaagacataaaaacaaaacaagcggAAACAGCAGAAAATCTGATCCGGCTTCAGTTCAGGATGGAGCAAATGATTTATTGTCAAGATCAGATTTACAGCGTGGTTCTGAGCAAAATGCGAGAAGAGATTTTTAACCCAGTGGAAAAGCCTCCACAGAATCTTCAGTCGAAATCATCCCTTTTACATGATCCGCCTTCAGTTTCCTCCATTGTTGAGATTTGGGTCCACCTGAATGCGTATTTCTCG GAAACCAGCAAACGTCTCGCCAACCAGATCCCATTCATAATTCAGTATTTTATGCTCCGAGAGAATGGTGATTACTTGCAGAAAGCCATGATGCAGATACTACAGGAAAAACAGCACTATACCTGGCTGCTTCAAGAACAGGGTGACACGACAGCCAAGAGGAAATTGCTTCAGGAGAAAATTTACCGGCTGGTTCAGGCACGGCGAGCTCTCTATGAATTCCCCCATTTAAAGGGGTAA
- the MX2 gene encoding interferon-induced GTP-binding protein Mx2 isoform X4 yields the protein MNSFQQQPLRPPGAAPGQGPENNLYSQYEEKVRPCIDLIDSLRALGVEQDLALPAIAVIGDQSSGKSSVLEALSGVALPRGSGIITRCPLVLKLTKQEFRWAGKISYRKTELQLQDPSQVEREIRKAQDVIAGNGVGISHELISLEITSPEVPDLTLIDLPGITRVAVGNQPHDIGLQIKALIKKYIQRQQTINLVVVPCNVDIATTEALSMAQEVDPDGDRTIGILTKPDLVDKGTEKGVLKVMQNLTYRLKKGYMIVKCRGQQEVTNKLSLAEATKKEMMFFQTHPYFRVLLEEGKATVPCLAERLTTELILHINKSLPLLENQLKESHQRATEELRQCGDNIPSNEADKMFFLIEKIKVFNQDIEKLIEGEEIVKEKESRLYNKIREEFKNWILVLAANTQKVKNIIHEEVSKYDKQYRGKELLGFVSYKTFETIMKQYLEQLVDPALALLQKAVEIIWQTFTDTAQKSFGGFYNLNHTVQSRIEDIKTKQAETAENLIRLQFRMEQMIYCQDQIYSVVLSKMREEIFNPVEKPPQNLQSKSSLLHDPPSVSSIVEIWVHLNAYFSETSKRLANQIPFIIQYFMLRENGDYLQKAMMQILQEKQHYTWLLQEQGDTTAKRKLLQEKIYRLVQARRALYEFPHLKG from the exons atgaattccTTCCAGCAGCAGCCACTACGGCCACCGGGCGCAGCACCTGGACAG GGGCCCGAGAACAACCTGTACAGCCAGTACGAGGAGAAGGTGCGGCCCTGCATAGACCTCATTGACTCCCTGCGGGCCCTGGGCGTGGAGCAGGACCTGGCCCTGCCCGCCATCGCTGTCATTGGGGACCAGAGCTCGGGCAAGAGCTCCGTGCTGGAGGCTCTGTCGGGGGTCGCCCTTCCCAGAGGCAGCG GAATCATAACCAGGTGTCCGCTGGTGCTGAAACTGACAAAGCAGGAGTTCAGGTGGGCCGGGAAAATCAGCTACCGGAAGACGGAGCTCCAGTTGCAAGACCCCTCACAGGTGGAGAGGGAAATACGTAAAG CCCAGGATGTCATAGCTGGGAATGGAGTTGGCATTAGCCACGAGCTCATTAGTCTGGAGATCACCTCCCCTGAGGTTCCAGATCTGACCCTCATTGATCTTCCCGGCATCACCAGGGTGGCTGTGGGAAACCAGCCCCATGATATCGGACTGCAG ATCAAGGCACTCATCAAAAAGTACATCCAGAGGCAGCAGACAATCAACTTAGTGGTGGTCCCCTGCAACGTGGACATCGCCACCACGGAGGCGCTGAGCATGGCTCAGGAGGTGGACCCCGATGGAGACAGGACCATAG GAATCCTGACCAAACCAGATCTAGTGGACAAGGGCACTGAGAAAGGTGTCCTGAAAGTCATGCAGAACCTCACATACCGTCTCAAGAAAGGCTATATGATAGTGAAGTGCCGGGGTCAGCAGGAGGTCACGAACAAGCTGAGCTTGGCCGAAGCAACCAAGAAGGAAATGATGTTCTTTCAAACACATCCGTACTTCAG AGTTCTCCTGGAGGAAGGAAAGGCCACGGTGCCCTGTCTGGCAGAAAGACTGACCACCGAGCTCATCTTGCACATCAAT AAATCGCTCCCTTTGTTAGAGAATCAACTAAAGGAGAGTCACCAGAGGGCGACAGAGGAGCTGCGCCAGTGTGGAGACAACATCCCCAGCAATGAAGCCGATAAAATGTTCTTTCTGATTGAG aaaattaagGTGTTTAATCAGGACATTGAAAAGTTAATAGAAGGAGAAGAAATTGTAAAGGAGAAAGAGTCCCGTTTATATAACAAAATCAGAGAGGAGTTTAAAAACTGGATACTCGTACTTGCAGCCAATACCCAAAAAG TTAAGAATATCATTCATGAAGAAGTCTCAAAATATGACAAGCAGTATCGAGGCAAGGAACTTCTCGGATTTGTCAGCTACAAGACGTTTGAGACCATCATGAAGCAGTATCTCGAACAACTGGTAGACCCAGCACTCGCACTACTCCAGAAGGCCGTTG AAATTATATGGCAAACTTTCACTGACACAGCCCAAAAAAGTTTTGGTGGATTTTACAACCTTAATCACACAGTCCAG AGCAGGATtgaagacataaaaacaaaacaagcggAAACAGCAGAAAATCTGATCCGGCTTCAGTTCAGGATGGAGCAAATGATTTATTGTCAAGATCAGATTTACAGCGTGGTTCTGAGCAAAATGCGAGAAGAGATTTTTAACCCAGTGGAAAAGCCTCCACAGAATCTTCAGTCGAAATCATCCCTTTTACATGATCCGCCTTCAGTTTCCTCCATTGTTGAGATTTGGGTCCACCTGAATGCGTATTTCTCG GAAACCAGCAAACGTCTCGCCAACCAGATCCCATTCATAATTCAGTATTTTATGCTCCGAGAGAATGGTGATTACTTGCAGAAAGCCATGATGCAGATACTACAGGAAAAACAGCACTATACCTGGCTGCTTCAAGAACAGGGTGACACGACAGCCAAGAGGAAATTGCTTCAGGAGAAAATTTACCGGCTGGTTCAGGCACGGCGAGCTCTCTATGAATTCCCCCATTTAAAGGGGTAA